A single Anatilimnocola floriformis DNA region contains:
- a CDS encoding HU family DNA-binding protein — protein sequence MAKKAPTAKPASKSEVFANIATTTGLTKKQVTSVFEALTTEIGKALGKKGSGVFQIPGLAKIMRKDIPAKAARKGIDPFTKQMRDFPAKPARKSVRVRPLKGLKGMV from the coding sequence CAGCAAGTCGGAAGTCTTTGCAAACATCGCGACAACAACGGGCCTGACCAAGAAGCAGGTCACCTCGGTGTTCGAAGCCCTGACGACTGAAATCGGCAAGGCTTTGGGCAAGAAGGGCTCGGGCGTGTTCCAGATTCCAGGCCTGGCCAAGATCATGCGGAAAGACATCCCCGCCAAGGCCGCTCGCAAGGGCATCGATCCCTTCACCAAGCAAATGCGCGATTTCCCCGCCAAGCCGGCGCGGAAGAGCGTTCGCGTCCGCCCGCTGAAGGGCCTGAAGGGCATGGTCTAA